The Paraburkholderia sp. ZP32-5 genome includes a window with the following:
- the accC gene encoding acetyl-CoA carboxylase biotin carboxylase subunit: MFEKILIANRGEIALRIQRACRELGVKTVVVYSEADKEAKYVKLADEAVCIGPAPSNLSYLNMPALISAAEVTDAEAIHPGYGFLSENADFAERVEQSGFTFIGPRPETIRMMGDKVTAKQTMIKTGVPCVPGSEGALPDDPKEIVKIARQVGYPVIIKAAGGGGGRGMRVVHTEAALVNAVNMTREEAGRAFGNPQVYMEKFLENPRHIEIQVLADSFRNAVWLGERDCSMQRRHQKVIEEAPAPGIARRLIDRIGDRCADACKKMGYLGAGTFEFLYENGEFYFIEMNTRVQVEHPVTELITGVDIVQEQIRIAAGEKLAFRQRDIQFRGHAIECRINAEDPFKFTPSPGRLTSWHMPGGPGIRVDSHAYNGYFVPPNYDSMIGKLIAYGATREQAIKRMRIALSEMVVEGIQTNIPLHRELMLDAKFVEGGTSIHYLENRLAARQQVAEEA; the protein is encoded by the coding sequence ATGTTTGAAAAAATCCTCATTGCCAATCGTGGCGAGATCGCGCTTCGTATCCAGCGAGCCTGCCGCGAACTCGGCGTCAAGACGGTCGTCGTCTATTCAGAAGCCGACAAGGAAGCCAAATATGTGAAGCTCGCCGACGAGGCGGTTTGCATCGGCCCGGCACCGTCGAATCTGAGCTATCTGAATATGCCGGCGCTGATCAGCGCGGCGGAAGTCACCGACGCCGAAGCGATACACCCCGGCTACGGCTTCCTGTCGGAGAACGCCGACTTCGCCGAGCGCGTCGAGCAGTCCGGCTTCACCTTCATCGGCCCGCGTCCGGAAACCATCCGCATGATGGGCGACAAGGTCACGGCCAAGCAGACCATGATCAAGACCGGCGTGCCCTGCGTGCCGGGTTCGGAAGGCGCGTTGCCGGACGATCCGAAAGAGATCGTGAAGATTGCCCGCCAGGTCGGTTACCCGGTCATCATCAAGGCGGCCGGCGGTGGCGGCGGCCGCGGCATGCGCGTGGTCCATACGGAAGCGGCGCTCGTGAACGCGGTCAACATGACCCGCGAAGAAGCCGGCCGTGCGTTCGGCAACCCGCAGGTCTATATGGAGAAGTTCCTCGAGAACCCGCGCCACATCGAAATCCAGGTGCTGGCCGACTCGTTCAGGAACGCGGTGTGGCTCGGCGAGCGCGACTGCTCGATGCAGCGCCGCCACCAGAAGGTGATCGAGGAAGCGCCGGCGCCGGGTATCGCGCGCCGTCTGATCGACCGGATCGGCGATCGTTGCGCGGATGCGTGCAAGAAGATGGGCTATCTCGGCGCGGGCACGTTCGAGTTCCTGTATGAAAACGGCGAGTTCTACTTCATCGAGATGAACACGCGCGTGCAGGTCGAGCATCCGGTCACCGAGTTGATCACGGGTGTCGACATCGTGCAGGAGCAGATCCGTATCGCGGCCGGCGAAAAGCTCGCGTTCCGTCAGCGCGACATCCAGTTCCGCGGCCATGCGATCGAATGCCGGATCAACGCCGAAGATCCGTTCAAGTTCACGCCTTCGCCGGGACGCCTGACGTCGTGGCACATGCCGGGCGGCCCCGGCATCCGCGTCGACTCGCATGCGTACAACGGCTATTTCGTGCCGCCGAACTACGATTCGATGATCGGCAAGCTGATCGCTTACGGCGCGACGCGCGAACAGGCGATCAAGCGCATGCGCATCGCGCTGTCGGAAATGGTGGTCGAAGGCATCCAGACCAACATCCCGCTGCACCGCGAACTGATGCTCGACGCGAAGTTCGTCGAAGGCGGCACCAGCATTCACTACCTCGAAAACCGGCTGGCCGCGCGTCAGCAGGTCGCGGAAGAAGCGTAA